One genomic segment of Clavelina lepadiformis chromosome 3, kaClaLepa1.1, whole genome shotgun sequence includes these proteins:
- the LOC143448873 gene encoding uncharacterized protein LOC143448873, whose translation MTLRPRKKSVGLEKESVPVIVIPPPPPLVVDEQKLKDIFQFTVQATSLLKVEQLERLYSNLARRIHRHRHSYDKTQMTQELYAEVKTFLKRVLHVGRSKPSARQRRFLVPFLVVFLLLQMILATNKAYLMQTCVRLQPPMFRVDWLYFVKCLQLFIH comes from the exons ATGACTCTACGACCTCGCAAGAAATCGGTTGGGCTGGAGAAAGAAAGCGTTCCTGTTATCGTAATTCCCCCGCCACCCCCACTGGTGGTCGACGAACAGAAATTGAAagatatatttcaattcactgTGCAG GCGACGTCGTTGTTAAAAGTGGAGCAACTCGAAAGGCTGTATTCGAATTTAGCAAGACGAATTCATCGCCATCGACACAGCTATGACAAGACACAGATGACACAG GAGCTTTACGCCGAGGTTAAGACGTTTCTTAAACGAGTGCTCCATGTTGGGAGAAGCAAGCCGTCAGCTCGGCAGCGCCGGTTTCTTGTTCcttttttggttgtttttctGTTGCTGCAGATGATATTAGCGACGAACAAAGCTTACCTCATGCAAACGTGCGTAAGACTACAGCCTCCGATGTTCCGTGTGGATTGGCTCTACTTTGTCAAGTGCCTACAACTTTTTATTCATTAA